The following proteins are encoded in a genomic region of Neurospora crassa OR74A linkage group VI, whole genome shotgun sequence:
- a CDS encoding mutanase, variant, which produces MAGHTLSSLLLGIIAICLWAGHMPGAHAVPVPVTNSLDPRQSAADKLVFAHFMIGIVGNRGSSADYDYDMQKAKAIGIDAFALNIGVDGYTDTQLGFAYESAARNGMKVFISFDFNWWHPSTQATDVGRKIAQYASLPAQLKIDGKVFASSFIGDGLDVAQMKAAAGVDVFRAPNFNPSQTPNNGVVDSAFNWMAWPNNGANKAPQPGHSFSVADGDNAYKAWLGSKPYMAPISPWFSTHFGPEVSYSKNWVFPGDLLWYSRWNEILTLGPRYVEIISWNDYGESHYIGPLDSKHTDDGNSKWVNDMPHEGWMELAKPFIAAYKAGASKPDAYISQDQIIYWYRPTLKSLNCDATDTTMQDANNSSGNYFKGRPNGYETMEDAVFVVSLLKTAGQIRVTSGGNSAVTYRAPAGAYAQKVPMGVGKQRFELVRNGQSVLSGTSPRDVSNTCPCGIYNFNAFVGQLPFKPFGSLDSQGLASLTVGLHVSTCQPTPTLIGTAPPPNDPRPTDPPAMWEPPSIPRTISTQPITTAPPPSTPTSCNRDTVTDEESPNLTGLCNFLCFKGWCPPGPCKCNSFGTPGWSDSNKAPGLPGSMSR; this is translated from the exons ATGGCGGGCCATACACTCTCTAGCCTCCTTCTCGGCATTATTGCCATCTGTCTTTGGGCTGGCCATATGCCCGGAGCACACGCTGTTCCGGTACCTGTCACGAACTCCCTCGACCCGAGGCAGTCAGCCGCCGACAAGCTGGTGTTTGCGCATTTCATG ATTGGTATTGTGGGCAACCGCGGATCCTCGGCCGACTACGATTATGATATGCAAAAGGCCAAGGCCATAG GCATCGATGCATTTGCGCTCAACATTGGAGTTGATGGCTACACTGACACTCAGCTGGGATTCGCCTACGAGTCGGCGGCTCGCAACGGCATGAAAGTCTTCATCTCGTTTGACTTCAACTGGTGGCACCCGAGCACTCAAGCTACCGACGTAGGGCGCAAGATTGCTCAGTACGCCTCGCTTCCTGCACAGCTGAAGATCGACGGAAAGGTCTTTGCCTCGAGCTTCATTGGGGACGGCCTTGATGTGGCCCAAATGAAGGCAGCAGCCGGAGTCGACGTCTTCCGGGCGCCCAACTTCAACCCTTCCCAGACCCCGAACAACGGGGTCGTCGACTCGGCATTTAATTGGATGGCTTGGCCAAACAACGGGGCCAACAAAGCCCCCCAGCCTGGACATAGCTTCTCCGTGGCTGACGGGGACAACGCCTACAAAGCATGGCTGGGTTCCAAGCCATATATGGCCCCAATCTCCCCATGGTTCTCTACCCACTTTGGCCCCGAAGTGAGCTACAGCAAGAACTGGGTATTCCCAGGAGATCTTCTCTGGTATAGCCGCTGGAATGAGATTCTGACGCTGGGCCCCCGCTACGTCGAGATCATAAGCTGGAATGACTATGGGGAGTCTCACTACATTGGCCCCCTCGACTCGAAGCACACCGATGATGGAAACTCCAAATGGGTCAATGACATGCCGCAcgaaggatggatggaactgGCAAAGCCGTTCATTGCGGCGTACAAGGCAGGTGCCAGCAAGCCTGATGCCTACATCAGCCAAGATCAAATCATTTACTGGTATCGACCGACCCTCAAGTCTTTGAACTGCGATGCGACCGATACTACCATGCAGGatgccaacaacagcagcggaAACTATTTCAAGGGAAGGCCCAATGGCTACGAGACCATGGAAGATGCTGTGTTTGTCGTCTCTCTCTTGAAGACCGCCGGGCAGATCAGGGTGACGTCTGGTGGTAATTCCGCCGTCACCTACCGAGCCCCTGCGGGTGCGTATGCACAAAAGGTACCAATGGGCGTTGGGAAACAAAGGTTCGAGCTCGTCCGCAATGGACAGTCTGTTCTAAGCGGCACCTCCCCGAGAGATGTTAGCAACACATGCCCGTGTGGTATCTACAACTTCAATGCATTTGTCGGTCAGCTGCCTTTCAAGCCATTTGGCTCACTAGATTCGCAAGGCCTAGCTTCTCTAACTGTTGGACTACATGTGAGCACTTGCCAGCCGACTCCTACCCTGATAGGTACTGCGCCTCCACCAAACGATCCTCGGCCTACAGACCCTCCGGCTATGTGGGAACCTCCGTCTATTCCCCGGACGATCTCTACTCAACCCATCACTACggcacctcctccctctACCCCAACCAGCTGCAACCGCGACACGGTTACTGACGAGGAGTCTCCAAACCTGACCGGTCTTTGCAACTTTTTATGCTTCAAAGGCTGGTGCCCACCCGGACCCTGCAAATGTAATTCATTCGGTACGCCTGGATGGAGCGACTCAAACAAAGCCCCCGGGTTACCCGGCTCTATGTCTCGATAA
- a CDS encoding oxidoreductase produces the protein MPELPASLKESVENSKCEYRQLGKSGLRVSVPIFGCMSFGDRRTLDWAIEEDEALPLLKAAYDRGLNTWDTANVYSNGTSEIIVGKALKKYAIPREKVVILTKCWGAVGETPDLRSFFFPSQIAASKDYVNQHGLSRAAILNAVEASLRRLDTPYIDLLQIHRFDPNTPIEETMKALHDLVQSGRVRYIGASSMWATQFAQMQFCAEKNGWTKFISMQNQYNLLYREEEREMIRFCNDTGVGLIPWAPLCRGHLARRPDQFGRTKRSQGEKEAQPGSHGTVEPDLTIINRVVEIADKHEWPISHVALAWIAKRVISPIIGFSSVERLEEAITARGKVLTVEEEKYLEEMYKPKAIHGHT, from the exons ATGCCCGAACTACCCGCCAGCCTCAAGGAGTCTGTCGAGAACTCCAAATGTGAATACCGCCAGCTGGGCAAGAGCGGTCTCCGTGTTTCCGTGCCCATCTTTGGTTGCATGAGCTTCGGTGATCGACGGACGCTGGACTGGGCCatcgaggaagatgaggctCTCCCGTTACTCAAGGCCGCCTATGACCGTGGCCTGAACACATGGGATACGGCTAATGTTTACTCCAACGGCACATCCGAGATCATTGTCGGAAAGGCCCTCAAGAAATACGCAATTCCGCGCGAGAAGGTAGTCATCCTAACCAAGTGTTGGGGTGCTGTCGGAGAGACTCCCGATCTCcgctcctttttttttccttcccaGATTGCCGCCTCCAAGGACTACGTGAACCAGCATGGCCTGTCGCGGGCCGCCATCTTGAACGCCGTCGAGGCCTCTCTTCGGCGCCTGGATACGCCCTACATCGATCTGCTACAGATTCATCGCTTTGATCCCAACACTCCCATCGAAGAGACCATGAAGGCCTTGCACGACTTGGTGCAGTCCGGCAGGGTGCGCTATATCGGTGCAAGCAGCATGTGGGCTACTCAATTTGCCCAGATGCAGTTCTGCGCCGAGAAGAACGGGTGGACCAAGTTTATCAGCATGCAAAATCAGTACAACTTGCTCTATCGTGAGGAAGAGCGTGAGATGATCCGCTTCTGCAACGACACTGGTGTTGGCTTGATCCCGTGGGCTCCTTTGTGCCGTGGCCACTTGGCCCGCAGACCCGATCAGTTTGGCAGGACCAAGAGGAGtcaaggagagaaggaggccCAGCCTGGGTCGCATGGCACTGTTGAGCCCGATCTAACCATTATCAACCGCGTGGTTGAGATTGCGGATAAGCATGAATGGCCG ATCTCCCACGTAGCCTTGGCTTGGATTGCTAAGCGCGTCATCAGTCCAATCATTGGTTTTAGCAGCGTTGAGCGTTTGGAAGAAGCAATCACCGCTAGAGGCAAGGTTTTaacggtggaggaggagaagtaTTTGGAGGAGATGTATAAGCCCAAGGCTATCCACGGACACACTTAG
- the stk-37 gene encoding serine/threonine protein kinase-37 has translation MSTDSAGSQASQAMLHMLDYISTHDHDHFEWDDHGREESEAWLRPVQDAGLSPQKHKVFNHANKEYLKPPQPFIQIGPELGDSGSTIVYKVSPPDDQGYRRPLALKVIVCKENARPPGPDSNVRKLALQEVRNMVAVRHPHIVVYVASFEDYCISNRQVRQRRAGGTGARAVFRRVDQQIKRHILGIAMYPPAQCNLRTLMLDIASAAAHSPRTAEEENWMVQYLHSYFGCLSQAVSYLHKSTVRIRHKDIKPENVVIDDFGFPLLTDFGLSKHFETGQHSQGPTAKTLKYADPEAMQETQRDERSDVFSLGCVFLEMVTVLLGKPPSYAEEQLERMAGNADQVGEFKYTDALDNLQEYVDHLEQVAEDQLDALPSPSPDRPTPSTNLPPSMPKSQSFKEREKTRQREREASLIGVIKVLRPIRRMMDHDYHVRPYARDLYPLFRHLYDMQVTSANTGADHDGGGRQWQTATATADEVEQPDFGQESYSWFVYYQESEGKFTVHGQAGVAFANGCGGHSISA, from the exons ATGTCCACCGATTCCGCCGGGAGCCAAGCCTCCCAGGCCATGCTCCACATGCTGGACTATATATCCACGCACGACCATGATCATTTCGAATGGGACGACCATGGCAGGGAAGAATCCGAGGCCTGGCTCCGTCCGGTCCAGGACGCGGGGCTCAGTCCCCAGAAGCACAAGGTTTTCAACCACGCAAACAAGGAGTATCTCAAGCCTCCTCAGCCTTTTATCCAGATAGGTCCTGAGCTGGGCGATTCCGGCTCGACCATCGTCTACAAGGTCAGCCCTCCGGACGATCAAGGCTACAGACGACCCCTGGCCCTCAAAGTCATTGTTTGCAAAGAAAACGCGCGCCCGCCTGGCCCTGACAGCAATGTGCGCAAGCTGGCCCTGCAAGAGGTGCGGAACATGGTGGCGGTGCGCCATCCTCACATCGTAGTCTACGTAGCTTCGTTTGAGGATTATTGCATCTCCAACCGCCAGGTCCGCCAGCGCCGTGCTGGTGGTACTGGTGCTCGCGCCGTCTTCAGGAGAGTCGATCAACAGATCAAGCGTCACATACTCGGCATCGCCATGTATCCTCCGGCCCAATGCAATCTACGAACTTTGATGCTCGATATCGCGTCCGCTGCTGCCCACTCACCACGTACTGCTGAAGAGGAAAATTGGATGGTACAATATCTCCATTCGTATTTTGGTTGCCTGTCCCAAGCTGTGAGCTATCTGCACAAGTCAACAGTACGCATACGACACAAGGACATCAAACCCGAGAACGTTGTCATTGACGATTTTGGCTTTCCTCTGCTCACCGACTTTGGGCTTTCCAAGCACTTTGAAACAGGCCAGCACTCTCAAGGACCTACCGCCAAGACGCTCAAGTATGCCGATCCAGAAGCAATGCAGGAGACGCAGCGCGATGAGAGGTCTGATGTCTTCTCACTGGGTTGTGTCTTCCTCGAGATGGTGACCGTATTACTCGGGAAGCCTCCATCGTATGCCGAGGAGCAGCTTGAGCGCATGGCAGGTAATGCCGATCAAGTTGGCGAGTTCAAGTACACCGATGCGTTAGACAACTTGCAGGAATATGTCGATCATCTCGAACAGGTGGCAGAAGATCAACTTGATGcgcttccatctccatcgcCGGACAGGCCCACACCATCAACGAACCTTCCGCCGTCCATGCCAAAATCACAATCCTTcaaagagagggagaaaaCTCGgcaaagagagagggaagcATCCCTAATCGGCGTCATCAAGGTCCTCAGACCCATCAGAAGAATGATGGATCACGATTACCACGTGCGCCCCTACGCCAGGGACCTTTACCCCTTGTTTCGCCACCTCTACGATAT GCAGGTCACGTCCGCCAACACGGGCGCCGACCATGATGGGGGTGGCCGCCAATGGCAGACAGCTACCGCTACAGCGGACGAGGTCGAACAGCCCGACTTTGGCCAAGAGTCCTACAGCTGGTTCGTTTACTATCAGGAGAGTGAGGGCAAATTCACTGTACATGGTCAAGCAGGCGTCGCATTCGCCAACGGATGCGGTGGGCATAGCATATCCGCATAA
- a CDS encoding glycerol kinase, which produces MKLLNLNDGVEAGVMCVEPTLTNDGMDARNLAKAHKGPIVTHLEHLPRGIHETPEERKNHWFVGSVDQGTTSSRFLIFNGEGDPVASHQIEFENLYPKSGWHEHDPMTLLNSVEECIEGAMRKFQRLGFSKNDIRSIGITNQRETTLVWDHETGEPLYNAVVWSDTRTKSLVRDLKDKDGADAIKDLCGLPLSTYPSSVKLLWLIENVEAVKQAYEEGRLAFGTVDTWLIYKLNGGAQAESPVHVTDSTNASRTMFMNIRTLQYDDKMLGFFGIDRTKVHLPKIVPSSDPECFGRIASGALSGVPIAGCLGDQSSALVGQCGFNPGQAKNTYGTGCFLLYNVGTEPVISQYGLLSTVAYDFGQGRAPVYALEGSIAVAGAGVTFLQNNLNFIENAKQINDLAESVPDNGGVVFVTAFSGLFAPYWIDDAKGTLFGITQHTQKGHIARATLEATCFQTKAILDAMEKDSGCKLKLLAVDGGLSNSDLTMQTQADISGIPVDRPAMCETTALGAAIAAGLATGVWSDTTELQEVNRTGRKVFEPKISRKCAEKRFKKWNQAVQMSRGWLQDNDNEDDECDEEVKKA; this is translated from the exons ATGAAGTTACTCAACCTTAACGACGGCGTCGAGGCCGGCGTCATGTGTGTAGAACCCACCCTCACAAACGATGGCATGGACGCCCGCAACCTAGCAAAGGCCCACAAGGGTCCCATTGTCACCCACCTAGAGCATCTTCCCCGCGGCATCCACGAGACGCCCGAGGAGAGGAAAAACCACTGGTTCGTCGGCTCCGTCGACCAAGGCACCACCTCTTCCCGCTTCCTTATCTTCAACGGCGAGGGCGACCCTGTTGCCAGCCACCAGATTGAGTTTGAGAACCTCTACCCCAAGTCAGGATGGCATGAGCACGACCCCATGACTCTGCTCAACTCGGTCGAAGAGTGCATTGAAGGTGCCATGCGTAAGTTTCAACGACTAGGCTTCTCCAAGAACGACATCCGCTCCATCGGCATCACCAACCAGCGCGAAACCACGCTCGTGTGGGACCATGAAACCGGCGAGCCTCTCTATAATGCCGTCGTCTGGTCCGATACCCGCACCAAGTCCCTTGTCCGCGAcctcaaggacaaggacggcGCCGATGCCATCAAGGACCTTTGCGGTCTTCCCCTCTCCACTTATCCCAGCAGCGTCAAGCTTCTTTGGCTCATTGAGAATGTTGAGGCCGTCAAGCAGGCCTACGAAGAAGGCCGTCTTGCCTTCGGCACTGTCGACACTTGGCTCATCTACAAGCTCAATGGCGGTGCCCAGGCTGAGAGTCCTGTCCACGTAACAGACAGCACCAACGCCAGCAGAACCATGTTCATGAACATTCGCACTCTGCAGTATGACGACAAGATGCTAGGATTCTTCGGAATTGACCGAACCAAGGTGCATTTGCCCAAGATCGTCCCTTCGTCGGACCCTGAATGTTTCGGTCGCATTGCCAGTGGTGCGCTGTCGGGTGTGCCGATCGCTGGTTGCTTGGGCGATCAATCCAGCGCCCTGGTTGGCCAGTGCGGCTTCAACCCCGGCCAAGCAAAGAACACCTACGGCACTGGCTGCTTCCTGCTCTACAACGTCGGCACCGAGCCCGTCATCTCGCAGTACGGTCTTCTGTCCACTGTCGCCTACGACTTTGGCCAGGGCCGCGCGCCCGTCTACGCCCTCGAAGGCAGCATTGCtgtcgccggcgccggcgtcaCCTTCCTCCAGAACAACCTCAACTTCATTGAGAACGCTAAGCAAATCAACGACCTTGCCGAGTCGGTGCCCGACAACGGAGGTGTTGTGTTTGTCACCGCCTTCAGCGGCCTGTTCGCCCCTTACTGGATCGATGATGCAAAGGGAACTTTGT TCGGAATTACTCAACACACCCAAAAGGGACACATTGCTCGTGCCACTCTCGAGGCTACTTGCTTCCAGACCAAGGCTATCCTTGATGCCATGGAGAAAGACTCGGGCTGCAAGCTCAAGCTCCTCGCTGTCGATGGTGGTCTCTCCAACTCCGACCTGACCATGCAGACCCAGGCTGACATCAGCGGTATTCCCGTTGATCGCCCGGCCATGTGCGAAACCACCGCTCTTGGCGCTGCCATTGCGGCCGGCCTCGCTACCGGTGTCTGGAGCGATACCACCGAGCTCCAGGAAGTTAACCGGACCGGCCGGAAGGTCTTTGAGCCTAAGATTTCTCGCAAGTGTGCCGAGAAGAGGTTCAAGAAGTGGAACCAGGCTGTTCAGATGAGCCGCGGCTGGCTGCAAGACAATGacaacgaagacgacgagtgcgacgaggaggtgaagaaggcctAA
- a CDS encoding mannose-1-phosphate guanyltransferase — protein MKALILVGGFGTRLRPLTLTMPKPLVEFGNKRMILHQIEALAAAGVTDIVLAVNYRPEIMEKYLAEYEKQFGINITISIESEPLGTAGPLKLAEDVLRKDDTPFFVLNSDVTCEYPFKELAAFHKAHGDEGTIVVTKVEEPSKYGVVVHKPNHPSRIDRFVEKPVQFVGNRINAGLYIFNPSVIDRVELRPTSIEQETFPAMVRDGQLHSFDLEGFWMDIGQPKDFLTGTCLYLSSLTKKGSKELAPTTLPYIHGGNVLIDPSAKIGKNCRIGPNVTIGPNVVVGDGVRLQRCVLLEGSKVKDHAWVKSTIVGWNSTVGKWARLENVTVLGDDVTIGDEIYVNGGSILPHKTIKANVDVPAIIM, from the exons ATGAAGG CTCTTATTCTCGTCGGCGGCTTTGGCACTCGCCTTCGCCCTCTC ACCTTGACCATGCCCAAGCCCCTGGTTGAGTTCGGCAACAAGCGTATGATTCTGCACCAGATCGAGGCCCTTGCGGCAGCCGGTGTTACCGACATCGTTCTCGCCGTCAACTATCGCCCTGAAATTATGGAGAAGTACTTGGCTGAG TACGAGAAGCAGTTCGGTATCAACATTACCATCTCTATCGAAAGCGAGCCCCTGGGCACTGCTGGTCCCCTGAAGTTGGCCGAGGACGTCCTCAGGAAAGACGACACTCCCTTCTTTGTCCTCAACTCCGACGTTACCTGCGAATATCCCTTCAAGGAGCTCGCCGCCTTCCACAAGGCCCACGGTGACGAGGGTACCATCGTGGTGACCAAGGTGGAGGAGCCTTCCAAGTATGGTGTCGTCGTCCACAAGCCCAACCACCCATCTCGCATCGACCGCTTCGTTGAGAAGCCCGTGCAGTTCGTCGGCAACCGCATCAACGCCGGCCTCTACATCTTCAACCCCTCAGTCATTGACCGCGTTGAGCTGCGGCCCACCTCCATCGAACAGGAGACCTTCCCTGCCATGGTCAGGGACGGTCAATTACACTCTTTCGACCTTGAGGGCTTCTGGATGGACATCGGTCAGCCCAAGGATTTCCTGACGGGTACCTGCCTCTATCTTTCCTCCCTTACCAAGAAGGGCTCCAAGGAGCTCGCCCCCACCACTCTGCCCTACATCCACGGCGGCAACGTTCTTATCGACCCCTCAGCGAAGATCGGCAAGAACTGCAGAATCGGACCCAATGTTACCATTGGCCCCAACGTTGTCGTTGGCGACGGCGTCCGTCTGCAGCGCTGTGTGTTGCTCGAAGGATCCAAGGTTAAGGACCACGCTTGGGTCAAGAGCACCATTGTTGGCTGGAACAGCACGGTTGGCAAGTGGGCCCGTCTCGAGAACGTAACAGTTCTCGGCGACGATGTCACCATTGGCGACGAGATTTACGTTAACGGCGGCAGCATTCTGCCACACAAGACCATCAAGGCCAACGTCGACGTACCGGCCATTATCATGTAA